The genome window TAAAAACggaaaattttattaacattaaCAAGCCAGAATTTGgcaaacaaaaaaataagctagctataaaaaaaaacttttaCACACACAAAAATTCCAAAAAAacggaaaaaaaaaaaaaaatattccttGTTCAGgcaaataaagaaataattatagGTACTCGTAATTCCCCATTAGCAATAAAGCAATCTgaaaaagttaaaaaaaaacttttaacatattttaaaaagatcaatgaaaatataaatgttatTTTAAAACCAATAAAAACAACAGGTGATAAAATTTTAGATAAAACAGTTGGATCATTTGGAGGGAAAGGGATATTTACAAAAGAATTAGATGAagaattaattaaaaataatgtagaTATATGCGTCCATTCATTAAAAGACATACCTACTGTTTTACCAGACAACATTCATTTAtcttgttttttaaaaagagACACTATAAATGATGCCTTCTTATCAATCAAATACAAAAGTTTGCgtgatataaataaggaattatcacaaaaaaatattacaaataaCATAAGTTCATCTAGCCATGTAATAGACAAGGACATTGACTTACCACGCACAATTGCAACATCGTCATTAAGGAGAACAAGCCAAATTagatacaaatataaaaacttgaaattaaaattcATAAGAGGAAACATTAATACAAGAATAGCgaaattatttaatgaGACTTTTGATTCAATAATAATTGCATTTTGTGGTTTAGAAAGATTAATATCAAAGAAAGTTCTTGGacaaattatgaaaaataatataaaaagtaagccatatataattaattataaagaCATATCTATTGATTTAAGTCgtttaaatatacaaaaattaaatacaaatattatgtGTCCAGCATTATGCCAAGGTATAATTGCTGTTacatcaaataaaaataattctgaAATTTctcaaattttaaaaaacataaataatgaaaaatcaCAAATTATGGGAAGTATCGAAAGAAcatttttacataaaatTGACGGAAGTTGTACAATGCCAATAGGTGgatatacaaaattttcaaaaaataaaatattttttaatgcaATAATTAACGACATTAATGGTcttgaaaattataaaataaaagtcGTTAGACATCTAAATAATTTGGATGGAATTGCAGATGAAGCAgcagaaaaaataaaagaaaaaattggTATTGAGCagtttaataaaataaaggatGAGGCAGCTTTATAttacaaataatttgtaaaatcacaaaattaaaatatatttaattctCCTTATATTACATTCATTCGTAATACCTACATATACATGCATACATAGAgggaatatatttaatgttttttaaatacctctttttaaaaatgtccATATGTAGCAAACAGAAGATGTATGTGCCCTACTTTAAGAGGATCCACATTTTTATAGATATGTTTCCTTTTTTCCTTTCCCatataatcatatatatccatattcACATTTCAACAAATTATGGaataactatatatataaatgaaagcACAAGGGTGTGCTCAAAAATGTTGAAAACGAATTTTGTAATTTATGTTTcatatttgttttgttaatttatttcaatatATACTCTTATATAATAAGTTATTTATAATTCGTAATGCTAATTTGCTTAGCCgtttactttttattttgttctaacttcattttttgtgatgatattgttttattctTCTACTTATGTTTAAAT of Plasmodium berghei ANKA genome assembly, chromosome: 6 contains these proteins:
- a CDS encoding porphobilinogen deaminase, producing MHLLTFIILNIYITICVCIHARIKTENFININKPEFGKQKNKLAIKKNFYTHKNSKKTEKKKKIFLVQANKEIIIGTRNSPLAIKQSEKVKKKLLTYFKKINENINVILKPIKTTGDKILDKTVGSFGGKGIFTKELDEELIKNNVDICVHSLKDIPTVLPDNIHLSCFLKRDTINDAFLSIKYKSLRDINKELSQKNITNNISSSSHVIDKDIDLPRTIATSSLRRTSQIRYKYKNLKLKFIRGNINTRIAKLFNETFDSIIIAFCGLERLISKKVLGQIMKNNIKSKPYIINYKDISIDLSRLNIQKLNTNIMCPALCQGIIAVTSNKNNSEISQILKNINNEKSQIMGSIERTFLHKIDGSCTMPIGGYTKFSKNKIFFNAIINDINGLENYKIKVVRHLNNLDGIADEAAEKIKEKIGIEQFNKIKDEAALYYK